From a region of the Triticum aestivum cultivar Chinese Spring chromosome 7D, IWGSC CS RefSeq v2.1, whole genome shotgun sequence genome:
- the LOC123165683 gene encoding serine/threonine-protein phosphatase 4 regulatory subunit 3B: MPGKKNAEPAPAAVPPQPAPMPPVKMFRSNDGGGWDDYGAGRVTIDHLEGSTSEKEIVLAVIDAENKETMLLHLITPDDIYRRRRGTFISWFDPETGLSISLSFLDAAACSDVWDTICQVQRKLRPDGW, translated from the exons ATGCCCGGGAAGAAGAACGCGGAGCCGGCGCCCGCCGCCGTCCCGCCCCAGCCCGCGCCGATGCCG CCTGTGAAGATGTTCAGGTCAAACGACGGCGGCGGGTGGGACGATTACGGAGCCGGCCGTGTCACCATCGACCACCTCGAG GGGTCGACATCGGAGAAGGAGATCGTTCTGGCTGTCATAGACGCGGAGAACAAGGAGACGATGCTTTTGCATCTCATCACCCCGGACGACATTTACAGGAGGCGACGAG GGACGTTCATCTCGTGGTTCGATCCCGAGACCGGCTTGTCCATCTCCTTGAGCTTCCTGGACGCGGCGGCGTGCTCCGATGTGTG GGACACGATCTGCCAAGTGCAGAGAAAACTGAGGCCTGATGGTTGGTAG
- the LOC123169596 gene encoding pentatricopeptide repeat-containing protein At2g35030, mitochondrial encodes MAAWAALRRLRSPRPRLASTFSCHGAAAVSATDAFNHVQDPNRRIAELAAAGRVPDARRLFDRTPDRDVVSWTAMVAAYARQGQLHEASALFHRPDARRNVVTWTALLSGYARARRADEARALFDRMPERNVVSWNTMLEAYASAGRTGAARALFDSMPVRDAGSWNILLAALVRSGTMDEARKLFERMPERNVMSWTTMVAGLARSGSVDEARALFDGMPERNVVSWNAMISGYARNLRIDEALDLFMNMPERDVASWNIMITGFIQNKDLKKAQELFDEMPKRNVVSWTTMMNGCLQGNESEMALQVFNGMLVDGIRPNQVTFLGAVDACSNLAGLSEGQQVHQMICKTPFQFDNFIESSLMNLYAKCGEIRLARKVFDLSGEKDVISWNGIIAAYAHHGAGVEAIALYEKMQENGYKPNDVTYVGLLSACSHSGLVDEGLRIFEYMAKDQSIAVRDEHYTCLIDLCSRAGRLDDAKRLINGLELKPTSSTVWSALLGGCNAHGNESIGDLAARNLLEAEPDNAGTYTLLSNIYASAGKWKEAAKIRSEMNDRGLKKQPGCSWIELANKVHVFVARDKSHSESELIYSLLQDIHHMMRMAGSDPRDHMQLIDEDLVDLQV; translated from the coding sequence ATGGCAGCTTGGGCCGCGCTGCGCCGCCTCCGCTCACCGCGGCCCCGCCTCGCCTCCACCTTCTCCTGCCacggcgccgccgccgtctccgccaCCGACGCGTTCAACCATGTCCAGGACCCGAACCGCCGCATCGCGGAGCTGGCCGCCGCGGGGCGCGTCCCCGACGCCCGCAGGCTGTTCGACCGGACGCCGGACCGGGACGTGGTGTCCTGGACGGCGATGGTCGCGGCGTACGCGCGCCAGGGCCAGCTGCACGAGGCCAGCGCGCTGTTCCACCGCCCCGACGCGCGCCGGAACGTGGTCACCTGGACGGCCCTCCTCTCCGGCTACGCGCGGGCGCGCCGCGCCGACGAGGCCAGGGCGCTGTTCGACCGGATGCCCGAGAGGAACGTCGTGTCGTGGAACACCATGCTGGAGGCCTACGCCTCCGCCGGCCGCACGGGGGCCGCGCGCGCGCTGTTCGACAGCATGCCCGTGAGGGACGCCGGCTCCTGGAACATCCTTCTGGCCGCGCTGGTGCGGTCTGGGACCATGGACGAGGCACGGAAGCTGTTTGAGAGAATGCCCGAGAGGAATGTGATGTCGTGGACGACGATGGTCGCCGGCCTTGCACGGAGCGGAAGCGTGGATGAGGCTCGAGCGCTGTTTGATGGCATGCCGGAGAGGAATGTCGTTTCCTGGAATGCCATGATCTCCGGATACGCCCGGAACCTCAGGATTGACGAAGCCCTTGATTTGTTCATGAATATGCCCGAGAGGGACGTGGCTTCTTGGAACATTATGATCACCGGTTTTATCCAGAACAAAGATTTGAAGAAGGCACAAGAACTCTTTGACGAGATGCCTAAACGGAATGTAGTCAGCTGGACTACTATGATGAATGGTTGCTTGCAAGGTAATGAGAGTGAAATGGCACTGCAGGTATTTAACGGTATGCTCGTTGATGGGATCAGACCAAATCAGGTGACGTTTTTGGGTGCGGTTGATGCGTGCAGCAATCTTGCCGGACTCAGTGAAGGGCAGCAGGTGCATCAGATGATATGCAAAACACCATTTCAGTTTGATAATTTTATCGAGTCCAGCCTCATGAATTTATACGCCAAATGCGGCGAAATTAGATTGGCAAGGAAGGTGTTTGATCTCTCAGGGGAGAAGGACGTAATATCTTGGAATGGCATTATTGCAGCATATGCACATCATGGGGCTGGTGTAGAAGCTATAGCTTTGTATGAAAAGATGCAAGAAAATGGGTATAAGCCTAATGATGTCACATACGTGGGACTGCTCTCAGCATGTAGCCACTCTGGTTTGGTCGACGAAGGGCTTAGGATATTTGAATACATGGCAAAGGATCAGTCCATTGCAGTGCGGGATGAGCATTACACTTGCTTGATTGATCTCTGTAGCCGAGCCGGGCGACTTGATGATGCCAAAAGATTAATCAACGGTCTTGAACTTAAGCCTACATCAAGTACTGTATGGAGTGCCCTTCTTGGTGGGTGTAATGCACATGGAAATGAAAGCATTGGTGATTTGGCAGCAAGAAATCTCTTAGAAGCAGAGCCTGATAATGCTGGAACTTACACTCTCTTGTCTAACATTTATGCTTCTGCTGGTAAGTGGAAAGAAGCAGCAAAGATTCGGTCTGAGATGAATGATAGAGGACTAAAGAAACAGCCAGGATGTAGTTGGATTGAGCTGGCAAATAAGGTGCATGTATTTGTAGCACGTGACAAGTCCCACAGTGAGTCTGAGTTGATTTATAGTCTGCTGCAAGATATTCATCACATGATGAGGATGGCTGGCAGTGATCCCAGGGACCACATGCAGCTTATAGATGAGGATCTGGTGGATCTTCAAGTATAA
- the LOC123165442 gene encoding peptide methionine sulfoxide reductase A5, with product MARASSSAAAAFLWALASLLATAASGARLTVRAGGGAPATAVFALGSFWRSEAVFGCLHGVLRTSVGYAGGSKANPEYRNLADHAECVKVEYDPRQIQYKQLLDVFWASHDPREVFGQGPDVGNQYRSVIFTNGTLEARLAALTKEREQAKDRSSVITTKIQPLGAFYPAEPEHQKFELKRKPFLVQLIGNLPEEELLSSTLAAKLNAYAAELCPPKAQKKISSKIDEIAKKGWPILHDI from the exons ATGGCCCGCGCGTcctcctccgccgcggccgccTTCCTATGGGCGCTCGCGTCCCTCCTGGCCACCGCGGCCTCGGGCGCGCGGCTCACGGTCCGCGCCGGCGGGGGCGCGCCGGCCACCGCGGTGTTCGCGCTGGGAAGCTTCTGGCGCTCCGAGGCGGTCTTCGGGTGCCTCCACGGCGTGCTCCGCACCTCCGTCGGCTACGCCGGCGGCTCCAAGGCCAACCCCGAGTACCGCAACCTCGCCGACCACGCCGAGTGCGTCAAG GTCGAATATGATCCCCGTCAGATTCAGTACAAGCAGCTTTTGGATGTGTTCTGGGCAAGCCACGATCCACGGGAGGTCTTCGGACAAGGACCGGATGTTGGCAACCAATATAG ATCCGTCATTTTCACAAATGGAACGCTCGAGGCTAGATTGGCTGCTCTTACCAAAGAAAGAGAACAAGCCAAGGACCGCAGCAGCGTTATTACCACAAAGATCCAACCACTGGGAGCATTTTATCCTGCTGAACCAGAACATCAG AAATTTGAGCTGAAGCGCAAGCCTTTCCTGGTGCAACTGATCGGGAACCTGCCAGAAGAGGAGCTCCTGTCATCCACACTGGCTGCGAAGCTGAATGCGTATGCAGCCGAGCTCTGCCCTCCAAAGGCCCAGAAGAAGATAAGCTCCAAGATTGATGAGATTGCCAAGAAAGGTTGGCCCATCCTACACGACATTTAG
- the LOC123165682 gene encoding transcription factor GTE1 — protein MVPEDGAQQAAAATAEHPAVSEVDSFRRQVDDLASKTDVLERRVNEVVGFYDGKKHGSGGRRASGSSRYAVNGARDSNCKGMPDLTRQLTGIIRQITSHEWSAPFLQPVDVVGLQLDDYHKIITKPMDFSTIQNKMEGKDGTKYKSVREIYSDVRLIFTNAMTYNDEHHDVHIMAKLLLEKFEEKWLQLLPKVENEERKQQVEPNDVPTTDTSLEDAIAKLAKDTDDELNEINKQLEMLRNMVVQRCRKMTTDEKRKLGAGLCHLTPDDLSKALELVAQDNPDFQTTAEEVDLDMDAQSETTLWRLKFFVREALERQANAAAAPGKTDENAKRKRDIYNALAKTASKRIRR, from the exons ATGGTGCCGGAGGACGGCGCGCAACAGGCAGCGGCCGCCACCGCGGAGCACCCCGCGGTGTCGGAGGTGGACTCGTTCCGGCGCCAGGTCGACGACCTCGCCTCCAAGACCGACGTG CTGGAGAGGAGGGTGAACGAGGTGGTAGGGTTCTACGACGGCAAGAAGCATGGCAGCGGAGGGCGCAGGGCCAGTGGTAGCAGCAGGTATGCGGTGAATGGTGCAAGGGACAGCAACTGCAAAGGGATGCCCGACCTCACGCGCCAGCTTACCGGTATCATTCGCCAG ATCACGTCTCATGAATGGTCAGCGCCATTTCTGCAACCAGTAGATGTTGTAGGCCTACAACTTGATGACTATCACAAG ATTATAACAAAACCTATGGATTTCTCGACCATCCAAAACAAAATGGAAGGGAAGGATGGCACCAAGTATAAAAGTGTTCGAGAAATATATTCTGATGTTAGATTAATTTTTACCAATGCAATGACATACAATGATGAACACCACGATGTTCACATAATGGCCAAGTTATTACTCGAGAAATTTGAGGAGAAATGGCTCCAGCTTCTCCCTAAAGTTGAGAATGAG GAAAGGAAACAACAGGTGGAACCAAATGATGTTCCAACCACAGACACTTCTCTGGAAGATGCTATTGCAAAATTAGCAAAAGATACTGATGATGAG CTGAATGAGATTAATAAGCAGCTAGAGATGCTCCGGAACATGGTGGTTCAGAGATGCAG GAAAATGACCACAGATGAGAAGAGAAAACTCGGTGCAGGTCTTTGCCACCTGACCCCGGATGATCTTAGCAAGGCGCTGGAGCTGGTCGCACAAGACAATCCTGACTTCCAAACTACAGCAGAAGAAGTGGACCTTGACATGGATGCTCAG AGCGAGACGACCCTCTGGAGGCTGAAGTTCTTTGTGAGGGAAGCGTTGGAGCGACAGGCCAACGCAGCCGCGGCCCCTGGCAAGACCGACGAGAACGCGAAGAGGAAGCGCGACATCTACAATGCTCTAGCCAAGACCGCCTCAAAACGGATCAGGAGATAG